A stretch of DNA from Deltaproteobacteria bacterium:
AGAATATACTCGTATAATTCATTGCATAACCCGCGCGCCGAGAATGCGCTTACAAGTACGTTCGTATCGAGGAATACCCTCACGAAACGTCTCGGAACACATCCTCGTCTGTGATATATCCTCGGGCTTCTGCCAACGGCAGGACCTTGCGCCGTATTTGCCGGAAGCGAATGATTGCAAACTGGCGCTTGAGAGCGTCGCGGACAATCTCACTCTGCGTGCGTCCAGTTTGCTTGCACAGCTTGTTGAGCTGGCGCTTGAGGTCCGTGTCCATACGAATT
This window harbors:
- a CDS encoding ribbon-helix-helix protein, CopG family → MKTSAVTIRMDTDLKRQLNKLCKQTGRTQSEIVRDALKRQFAIIRFRQIRRKVLPLAEARGYITDEDVFRDVS